From the Hordeum vulgare subsp. vulgare chromosome 1H, MorexV3_pseudomolecules_assembly, whole genome shotgun sequence genome, the window TGTGATCCTTCCAGCCCGGGGATCGATGGCGGACCATTTCGCGGTGATGGCGGGCCGGCTGCTCACGGCGTCCACGGTGCAGTCCGCCATCGACGAGGCCTCCAATGCAGCTTCGTCCTCGACGCCGACGTGCGGTGAAAAGGCCGTCGTCGTCAGCGAagacggtggcggcggcaggcCCAAGAGCGGCGTGCTGGTGGAATGCAGGATCTGCCAGGAGGACGGCGACGAGACCTGCATGGAGGCCCCTTGCTCCTGCAAGGGCAGCTTGAAGGTGAACGTTGAACTTGCTTATTAATTAGCAGCATCATGCATGGTGATCCATCTTTGGGTTGGTTTTCGGCGTTTAATCTGGAAAAACATGCTGGTAGCTTGGATCCTAAAATCTACTGTAATGCGTAGctgtgattgttgtgattgtgccATGCCTAACACGTCTTCTTGTCTGAAACAAGCATCTGAATTTGGTCGGTGTCTCTCTTTCAGTACGCCCACCGGACATGCGTGCAGAGGTGGTGCGACGAGAAGGGGGACACCATATGTGAGATATGCTTGCAGGTGAACATTTGGTTTCCCTACCAACTTGTGCACATGGCTGACTGATGGAGGATATTGTCATCTCAAATCATGTAACGGTATGGATAATAGCATGCTTAATAGCTTGTTTTTGTTGATGACAAAACAGCAATTCACACCAAACTACAAGGCTCCTTCCAAGTTGTTTCAGCAGGGAAGAAACTCCATCTTCTTCAGGTACCAATAATTCCCAATGCTTCACTTGTCACACATATGACATCTCAAGTATGGATCACCTGATGCTCTTCTCCTTACCAGAACTCCTGCGTACATCCAAGCGCATGCCCGGAGCTCTTCCACCTCGACAAGCTACCAGTATGATCGCCAGGCTTCCACCCCGAAAGGTGTAATCTGTTGTCGCATAATTGCTATAACCGTAAGTGCCGGTGAAAAGTTACAGACATGTCCGTTGTTTCGTTCGACGGCTTGGGAAATTAACAGCCTGAAACATTGTTGCAACCTCAGCTCATGCTTCTCCTGGTGCTCCATGACGCCATCTCGGTCTACCTCGGCGATCAAGGCGTCTATACCGTTGCACTTGTCACCGTAAGTGAGGCTCTGAAAATTGGGGGACAATTCTCACGTTTTTATGGGACGCGGCTAATGTAAACTGGTGTGCGTAATTTTGTTTTGTGGAACCAGTTGCTCATGCTTAGAACCGCCGGAATTGTGATACCGGTCTACATCATCCTGGTCGCGGTGACCGAGCTGCTTTATCGACGCAGCGAGTGGCAGGTTTGTAAAAAAAAAAACTTTCGATCGTAGCGCCAAAAAACTTATGAAGTTTCTTGCTAACAACATTATGCAACACAATGCAGGCTATGAACGGTCAGGTTTCTgaaccaccagcagcagcagggaGCTCGCAGCCGGTGCCGGTTGCTCCACAGCAACAGCGTGTGATTATCACCATCCAGTAGTGCACCAAGGGGAACAGATATGAACATCAGCCGTCAAGCATGTCACCTGGATGCGGTTTTGAGCTTCAGGTGTGCCATCATGTCGGCACAAGAGACGGAGGATATGTACATAATAATTGTGAGTTGCGGGCTTGTGGCTGTACGTATACGATCTTCGGGGTACCCGTGTATATCGAAAGAAAAACACATATGTACATTCATGGACACTTGCTTCAGAAGCAGTGAAGACAAAGTGTTTCTCCTATACAAGACAAGAGCAGGAGTACAAGATGATGTAGGAATTTTAGACTTGTGCAATGTACATTCGATGCACCGAGAAAATGCAGGAATCACTCGCtgccgtcgtctttgttgttgttgtcgtcaaatTCGCCAGTTCCAAATGCTACTTGTGTAAGGTATACTAGCCTTTAAGCGCACTCAATAATTTGACATCATGCTGTCGGTCGACAGCACGACTTTCGATACCATAGACAGAGAACATTGCGATAAAAAGTCACAAGGCGTCAGGATTAACATTGAGTTCATAATTTGAAGGATCAAATGGGCAGCAACAGCTCGCCCGTATCCACCGATCAGATCACAACTAGTATATGGTAAAAACAGAACTACATTTTGAGCCTACAACAAGGTGCAAGTTACGTCATCATGCTTCTGTAAGTTTTTCATCTGTATAAATGACAGCTCCATCATTGAATTGTGTGCGCTCTCTGTGAACTACTTACCAGGATTTTTAACCCATCCAGGAAATATAAATTCACGGGGGGCACCTCTGATGAAGTGCTCGGTGAGCAACCGGTGGGCTGTTTTTCAGTTCCAGTTCTTTCTTTGCCTGTAAAATCGACAAGTAGAACCTAATCACTTCTCTATGATTTGAATCCCGTATACGCACACAGCAATGAATGATATCCTACCAACCTAAAATTGTCTAATCATATTTTCTTTAAAGAATGTAAACGGTACGAGTACTTTCTGTTCTTCTGCTGGGTTCTCCAGAAGCAAGCTAGTGCTCCAAATGTACAGCTGGCAACGGCAACACCCAGGGCAGCTCCAATTGGGACTCTTGCAGCATGCGAGGAGGAGGCATCGTCAGAAAGTGCCGCACCTACTTGCGTCTTCCCTTGAAGAGACTCTATGTAGGTTTCTTTATAGGATGATACGAGCGTCTTCCCATAGTAGTTAACCAAGAATGGAAACACTTCATCCTCATTCCAGTCAACCTGCAAGGGTCCATCACTCGTCCTGCTTGAAGAACGATAGCAAGATGAGCAGAGTGCCTTTGGAGGCCAGATAGCCTTAGGAAATGATGGATCGCCAGTTCCCATATCCTTTTCTTCTTTCATCAACCTCTCATTAACTTTGTTATGTGTGCTCCATAGCCAGAGGCTGAGATCACGCGCTGACTTGAAGGGAACTGACACACTACAAGCAAAGGCCACCGTCAGACATGTAGtagattttttgtttttaaaacaaCAATGTAACACAAAGTTTGTTTTGCAAACCTCGAGCACATATCATAGAAGTGTTTGCGGCATTCCTCGCAGATGAAGAAATTGTGTATGAAATCACATATTGATGTAAAGGTTGATTGGCTTTCTCCATCCCCAATTTGGACAGTAAGTGAATGCAGCAAAACCCATAGACCACAACTGATACAGGAAACAGTGTTAAGTTCATGTGATATTAAGATGTCAATAACTGCATTTTCATCTGCTTGTACCTACAGCCTACTTTGATTTCAAAAATGTATTTGAAAGAATGTTCAGAACATATGCAGAGAGCAGACGTCACCTAAATCCTCTTGTTTCACTTTTACTTCCACGGCAGAACATCTGCAGCAAAAACAAAAATACGAATATCAAATCTGaactaaaaaaaatgaaaagcacATACACAAATATTCCTTGTATCGTTTAGTTAACAGCTATAGGCTATGAAAATTGGCTCTACAAGGAAGGAATCACATGCCTAAAGCAAAGTATTGTCTTCTCATAAAATGCATCAGATATTAGGCTAGAGGAAACCAGGATTGAACAATCAATACCTAAATAAAGCATCAGTTTAGATTATGTGTGCGTGGGATATCAACACGGTCCCAATATAAGAGAACACGTAGAAAAGAAACCAGCATCAGGCTAAGCATAAGAAAGAGGACACATACCCAGTAACCGCGAGGCACCTCCTTCCCACAGATCTTGTGGTTATCTGCTGCAACACTTTCCAACAGTTTAGAACTGTCTTGTGAACTTAAAGAGAGGTTCGAAGGCCAGTGATCATCAAAGTTAATAAGTAGCTCAGCAGATCCTCTTCGACACCTAAGGAATCAACAAAATGTTACAAAATGAACAATGCAGAATAACTATACTTCATCACCATAAATTCAAAAGAGCACCCTCATACCTCTTGGATGGATGATGAGCCACCAAAATTTGTAAAAACCTTATAAGAGAGTCACGAGTGTCTGGTTTGATCATCTACAGTttgcaagtaacagtagtggtaGTCAGCAAAAGAGGAGCAACCAGCATGTCAATTGTGAATTTTGATCATTTAACTAGAACCTTGTGCTCCAAAATTATCTGTAACGCATGAGCTGTTGCTTCCTCAACATCGTAAATTGCTTGAACGACCTAATACAACAGATTAAGTACATCAACGAAGGTTCTGAAGGACTCACAAACTACTTGTTAGTGCATGAAATAAGATTTTATGCAATTTGGCTCAAGAAATAAAGCATGCGGCTGTACCTGTTTAGGGTCTGAAACATTGTTTGGAAGCATATTTTCGTTCTCGTATTTTTTGTCATCCAAAGTGAATGAGCTGCACATAGCATAGAGGATATATTAATAAAATCCATCATGCCTGTAATGGTAAAAACAAACGAAAACATAGAAGCATCTAAGCAACAGAATAAGATGTTAAGCCTAAATACACATACCTATGTACTTAGTTAAGAAACAGAGGTAACAAAAATAGGTGCACAAAATTTCAATAGTTCGGTAGATGACATATCGACTGAACTTTTAGCAATAATGAAATAGTTGGGAGATAAACTTGCCTTTCCAGTTGCTTATTTATCCACTTAAGTAAACGCTCTGCTGTTCTTCCATCATCAATCAATTTGATTTCGCTTTTCTCTTGCTTCCGGTCCCACTTAGTGTTAGCAAATTTTGGTGGGGGTCCCCAAAGTAGGAAAGGGTAATGATCAACAGAAAATCTACTGCAAAGATCTACGTTCACCTGTGCTGCCAACAttcaaaagaaataaagcatcacTGCATGCCAATGCACACCACTGCTTGAGGGA encodes:
- the LOC123449385 gene encoding sulfhydryl oxidase 1-like isoform X2, whose protein sequence is MALGAVLLLLLALAGRGDALRSLGVGDGAAAQGDYAVDLNATSFDAFLTASREQFAVVEFFAHWCPACRNYKPHYEKVAKLFNGPDAAHPGRVLMARVDCASKVNVDLCSRFSVDHYPFLLWGPPPKFANTKWDRKQEKSEIKLIDDGRTAERLLKWINKQLESSFTLDDKKYENENMLPNNVSDPKQVVQAIYDVEEATAHALQIILEHKMIKPDTRDSLIRFLQILVAHHPSKRCRRGSAELLINFDDHWPSNLSLSSQDSSKLLESVAADNHKICGKEVPRGYWMFCRGSKSETRGFSCGLWVLLHSLTVQIGDGESQSTFTSICDFIHNFFICEECRKHFYDMCSSVSVPFKSARDLSLWLWSTHNKVNERLMKEEKDMGTGDPSFPKAIWPPKALCSSCYRSSSRTSDGPLQVDWNEDEVFPFLVNYYGKTLVSSYKETYIESLQGKTQVGAALSDDASSSHAARVPIGAALGVAVASCTFGALACFWRTQQKNRKQRKNWN
- the LOC123449404 gene encoding E3 ubiquitin-protein ligase MARCHF2-like gives rise to the protein MADHFAVMAGRLLTASTVQSAIDEASNAASSSTPTCGEKAVVVSEDGGGGRPKSGVLVECRICQEDGDETCMEAPCSCKGSLKYAHRTCVQRWCDEKGDTICEICLQQFTPNYKAPSKLFQQGRNSIFFRTPAYIQAHARSSSTSTSYQYDRQASTPKGVICCRIIAITLMLLLVLHDAISVYLGDQGVYTVALVTLLMLRTAGIVIPVYIILVAVTELLYRRSEWQAMNGQVSEPPAAAGSSQPVPVAPQQQRVIITIQ
- the LOC123449385 gene encoding sulfhydryl oxidase 1-like isoform X1 — translated: MALGAVLLLLLALAGRGDALRSLGVGDGAAAQGDYAVDLNATSFDAFLTASREQFAVVEFFAHWCPACRNYKPHYEKVAKLFNGPDAAHPGRVLMARVDCASKVNVDLCSRFSVDHYPFLLWGPPPKFANTKWDRKQEKSEIKLIDDGRTAERLLKWINKQLESSFTLDDKKYENENMLPNNVSDPKQVVQAIYDVEEATAHALQIILEHKMIKPDTRDSLIRFLQILVAHHPSKRCRRGSAELLINFDDHWPSNLSLSSQDSSKLLESVAADNHKICGKEVPRGYWMFCRGSKSETRGFSCGLWVLLHSLTVQIGDGESQSTFTSICDFIHNFFICEECRKHFYDMCSSVSVPFKSARDLSLWLWSTHNKVNERLMKEEKDMGTGDPSFPKAIWPPKALCSSCYRSSSRTSDGPLQVDWNEDEVFPFLVNYYGKTLVSSYKETYIESLQGKTQVGAALSDDASSSHAARVPIGAALGVAVASCTFGALACFWRTQQKNRKYSYRLHSLKKI